The Methylorubrum populi genome contains a region encoding:
- a CDS encoding N-acetylmuramoyl-L-alanine amidase, protein MSFVPDSPLAAAVVASPNRGVRAAGGLDMLILHYTGMPTAKAALERLCDPAAEVSAHYFVFEDGHIVQMVPEADRAWHAGAGAWAGARDINSRSIGIEIAHPGHAGGLPPYPEAQVAAVTALARDIVVRRAIPAPRVLAHSDVAPARKEDPGEVFPWERLARAGVGHWVPPAPVRDGRFLATGDTGEPVEALQAMLALYGYDQPVTGEFDAAMYAVVTAFQRHFRPARIDGVADSSTITTLRDLIAAKPARDTPARDASA, encoded by the coding sequence GTGAGCTTCGTGCCCGACAGCCCGCTCGCGGCCGCCGTCGTCGCCTCGCCCAACCGCGGCGTGCGGGCCGCGGGCGGCCTCGACATGCTGATCCTGCACTACACCGGCATGCCGACGGCGAAAGCGGCGCTGGAGCGCCTGTGCGATCCGGCCGCGGAGGTCTCGGCCCATTACTTCGTCTTCGAGGACGGGCACATCGTGCAGATGGTGCCGGAGGCCGACCGGGCCTGGCATGCGGGGGCGGGGGCCTGGGCGGGGGCGCGCGACATCAATTCCCGCTCCATCGGCATCGAGATCGCCCATCCCGGCCATGCCGGCGGCCTGCCGCCCTACCCTGAGGCGCAGGTCGCGGCGGTGACGGCGCTCGCCCGCGACATCGTCGTCCGGCGTGCGATCCCCGCGCCGCGGGTGCTCGCCCATTCCGACGTGGCGCCCGCCCGCAAGGAGGATCCGGGCGAGGTCTTTCCCTGGGAGCGACTGGCGCGGGCCGGCGTCGGGCACTGGGTGCCGCCGGCACCGGTGCGCGACGGACGCTTCCTCGCCACGGGCGACACCGGAGAGCCGGTCGAGGCGCTCCAGGCGATGCTCGCCCTCTACGGCTACGACCAGCCGGTCACCGGTGAGTTCGACGCGGCGATGTATGCGGTCGTCACCGCCTTCCAGCGCCATTTCCGGCCGGCCCGGATCGACGGCGTGGCCGATTCCTCCACCATCACCACCCTGCGCGACCTGATCGCCGCCAAGCCGGCCCGAGACACGCCGGCCCGAGACGCGTCGGCCTGA
- a CDS encoding DUF1214 domain-containing protein, whose translation MAMSSGIGPAGGTPAREGFVPEGNGSARLRRLARGAASRSSRVGLFVYALTLGGLLGLASADYATSGGYPFGGTRIGSWTAWPRAGSLDSDPYTRAVNARRGDIPLAVGEGMLLTAADDDAGRTLDATCTYRLAGVTPPARAWTITVTGRGAPEPGREPVRMGFTSTEILREPDGRFAILLGPEVQPGNWLPMPRPSGPVRLALRLYDTPVAASVGSLDRDSLPAIERTGCGS comes from the coding sequence ATGGCGATGTCGAGCGGTATCGGCCCGGCGGGCGGCACCCCTGCGCGCGAAGGATTCGTGCCCGAAGGAAACGGTTCCGCGCGCCTGCGCCGCCTTGCGCGAGGGGCCGCCTCGCGCAGTTCCCGGGTCGGGCTGTTCGTCTATGCGCTGACGCTCGGCGGCCTGCTCGGGCTCGCCAGCGCCGACTACGCCACCAGCGGCGGCTATCCCTTCGGCGGCACGCGCATCGGAAGCTGGACCGCGTGGCCGCGGGCGGGCTCGCTCGATTCCGACCCTTACACCCGCGCCGTCAACGCGCGGCGCGGCGACATCCCGCTCGCGGTCGGCGAGGGCATGCTGCTCACAGCAGCCGACGACGACGCCGGGCGCACCCTCGATGCCACCTGCACCTACCGGCTGGCCGGGGTCACGCCCCCCGCCCGGGCCTGGACCATCACCGTGACGGGCCGCGGCGCCCCGGAGCCGGGCCGGGAGCCGGTGCGGATGGGCTTCACCTCGACCGAGATCCTGCGCGAGCCCGACGGCCGCTTCGCGATCCTGCTCGGCCCCGAGGTGCAGCCGGGCAACTGGCTGCCGATGCCGCGGCCGAGCGGGCCGGTGCGGCTGGCGCTGCGCCTCTACGACACGCCGGTGGCGGCCAGTGTCGGCTCGCTCGACCGCGACAGCCTGCCCGCGATCGAGCGCACGGGGTGCGGCTCATGA
- the zapE gene encoding cell division protein ZapE, translating into MPDSQTPSQTPSHAPSDHARAGAVSPGPVRERYDALAASGAIERDPAQIRLVQALDRLVQNLERRRRAKKGSALGWLFGRKDDDAGPPKGLYIWGSVGRGKTMLMDLFHEAAPGPKRRVHFHGFLADAHERIHAHRQALKRGEAKGDDPIPPVADALAAEATLLCFDEFTVTDIADAMILGRLFGALFKRGVTVVATSNVEPDRLYEGGLNRALFLPFVAELKERVEVLRLDSRTDFRLEKLGGSSVYHVPADAAAQAALDAAFKALTGRARGTPGAVKVKGRAVPVPEEAGGVARFGFDDLCRRPLGASDYMALADAYHTLIVSGIPVMGEAERNEAKRFITLVDTLYDAHVKLVASAEAEPTGLYTAAQGREAFEFERTASRLIEMRSEEYLGTPHGRSPSESSEGLAET; encoded by the coding sequence ATGCCCGACAGCCAAACCCCCTCGCAAACCCCCTCGCACGCCCCCTCCGACCATGCCCGCGCCGGTGCCGTCTCACCCGGCCCGGTCCGCGAACGCTACGACGCCCTGGCGGCCTCGGGCGCGATCGAGCGCGATCCGGCGCAGATCCGCCTCGTCCAGGCCCTCGACCGGCTGGTGCAGAACCTGGAGCGCCGCCGCCGGGCGAAGAAGGGGAGCGCGCTCGGCTGGCTGTTCGGCCGCAAGGACGACGATGCCGGACCACCGAAGGGGCTCTACATCTGGGGCTCGGTCGGCCGCGGCAAGACCATGCTGATGGACCTGTTCCACGAGGCTGCGCCGGGCCCGAAGCGCCGGGTGCATTTCCACGGCTTCCTCGCCGACGCGCACGAGCGCATCCACGCCCACCGGCAGGCGCTCAAGCGCGGCGAGGCCAAGGGCGACGACCCGATTCCGCCGGTGGCGGACGCCCTTGCGGCGGAGGCGACGCTGCTCTGCTTCGACGAGTTCACGGTGACCGACATCGCCGACGCGATGATCCTCGGGCGCCTGTTCGGGGCGCTGTTCAAGCGCGGCGTGACGGTGGTGGCGACCTCGAACGTCGAGCCCGACCGGCTCTACGAGGGCGGCCTCAACCGCGCCCTGTTCCTGCCCTTCGTGGCGGAGCTGAAGGAGCGGGTCGAGGTGCTGCGCCTCGATTCCCGCACCGATTTCCGCCTGGAGAAGCTCGGCGGTTCCTCGGTCTACCATGTCCCGGCGGACGCGGCGGCGCAGGCCGCGCTCGACGCCGCCTTCAAGGCGCTGACCGGCCGGGCCAGGGGCACGCCGGGCGCGGTCAAGGTGAAGGGCCGCGCGGTGCCGGTGCCGGAGGAGGCGGGCGGCGTGGCCCGCTTCGGCTTCGACGATCTCTGCCGCCGCCCGCTCGGCGCGTCGGACTACATGGCGCTGGCCGACGCCTACCACACGCTGATCGTCTCCGGCATTCCGGTGATGGGCGAGGCCGAGCGCAACGAGGCCAAGCGCTTCATCACCCTGGTCGACACGCTCTACGACGCGCATGTGAAGCTCGTCGCCTCGGCCGAGGCCGAGCCGACCGGCCTCTACACCGCGGCGCAGGGCCGCGAGGCCTTCGAGTTCGAACGCACCGCCTCCCGGCTGATCGAGATGCGCTCGGAAGAGTATCTCGGCACCCCGCACGGGCGCTCGCCGTCCGAGTCGAGCGAGGGGCTGGCCGAGACGTGA
- a CDS encoding YcgN family cysteine cluster protein codes for MAERGEEPFWRVKSLEAMGPAEWESLCDGCGRCCLLKLEDDDTGEIHHTDVGCTLLDAHACRCRDYRNRAKRVPDCVRLTPEAVRTIPWLPPTCAYRLVREGRDLPAWHPLKTGRKASVHEAGISVRGRVAGNEEEFSDDELVERIVAWPDEAA; via the coding sequence CTGGCCGAGCGCGGCGAAGAGCCGTTCTGGCGCGTGAAAAGCCTGGAGGCGATGGGCCCGGCGGAGTGGGAGAGCCTGTGCGACGGCTGCGGCCGCTGCTGCCTGCTCAAGCTCGAAGACGACGATACCGGCGAGATCCACCACACCGATGTCGGCTGCACCCTGCTCGACGCCCATGCCTGCCGCTGCCGCGACTACCGCAACCGCGCCAAGCGGGTGCCGGACTGCGTGCGGCTGACCCCGGAGGCGGTGCGCACCATCCCCTGGCTGCCGCCGACCTGCGCCTACCGCCTCGTGCGCGAGGGACGCGACCTGCCGGCGTGGCACCCACTGAAGACCGGCCGCAAGGCGAGCGTCCACGAGGCCGGGATTTCCGTGCGCGGGCGGGTCGCCGGCAACGAGGAAGAGTTTTCCGACGACGAACTGGTCGAGCGCATCGTCGCTTGGCCGGACGAGGCTGCCTGA
- a CDS encoding TerB family tellurite resistance protein, translating to MSTGLWGKIGGAGIGVLVGGPIGALIGGVAGHFLVDRAGAPFGPTPRDVVFTTGLVALAAKMAKSDGVVTESEVQAFGRVVQVEPEARASVQRLFDLAKATTDGFEAYAGQLASTFGGEPALLEDVLDGLFHIATADGAIHEGEERYLRAVAGIFGLDETAFRRIAARHVRLADDPYLVLGLDASADAAALKARYRRLVAENHPDRALARGLPPEAVAIATRRLAAINAAWDRIAAERGP from the coding sequence ATGAGCACCGGCCTGTGGGGCAAGATCGGCGGGGCCGGGATCGGCGTGCTGGTCGGCGGTCCGATCGGGGCGCTGATCGGCGGGGTGGCCGGCCATTTCCTCGTCGATCGTGCGGGCGCGCCGTTCGGGCCGACGCCCCGGGACGTGGTGTTCACCACCGGCCTCGTGGCGCTGGCGGCCAAGATGGCGAAGTCCGACGGCGTCGTCACCGAGTCGGAGGTCCAGGCCTTCGGCCGGGTGGTGCAGGTCGAGCCCGAGGCGCGTGCGAGCGTGCAGCGCCTGTTCGACCTCGCCAAGGCGACCACCGACGGCTTCGAGGCCTATGCCGGCCAGCTCGCTTCGACCTTCGGCGGCGAGCCCGCGCTGCTCGAGGACGTGCTCGACGGCCTGTTCCACATCGCCACCGCCGACGGGGCGATCCACGAGGGGGAGGAGCGCTACCTGCGCGCGGTGGCCGGCATCTTCGGCCTCGACGAGACCGCCTTCCGCCGGATCGCCGCCCGGCACGTGCGGCTCGCCGACGATCCCTACCTCGTGCTCGGCCTCGACGCGTCGGCCGATGCGGCGGCGCTCAAGGCGCGGTACCGGCGGCTGGTGGCCGAGAACCATCCCGACCGGGCGCTCGCCCGCGGCCTGCCGCCGGAGGCGGTGGCCATCGCGACGCGACGGCTGGCCGCCATCAACGCCGCCTGGGACCGGATCGCCGCCGAGCGGGGGCCGTGA
- a CDS encoding urease accessory protein UreE translates to MPRASLIVRKAAVRPDLVVDTVTLDHAARGQAHAHLTTAGGVAIDLALDRAAGLEDGDALKLDDGRLVGVRAAEEALLEVRSGNPARLMRLAWQLGGEHVPAEVGADVLYVPAGAAERVRGAGCTATSVNRAFKPEKAAHDHSCCGHDHHHGHGHEPHAHHEPDHHHDHEHGHRHEGHDHEGHAHGAGGHDHHHKH, encoded by the coding sequence ATGCCCAGAGCCAGCCTGATCGTCCGCAAGGCCGCCGTCCGGCCCGATCTCGTCGTCGACACGGTGACCCTCGACCACGCCGCCCGGGGACAGGCGCACGCCCACCTGACCACGGCCGGAGGCGTCGCGATCGACCTCGCCCTGGACCGTGCCGCGGGCCTGGAGGACGGCGACGCGCTCAAGCTCGACGACGGGCGCCTCGTGGGCGTGCGTGCGGCGGAGGAAGCGCTGCTGGAGGTTCGCTCCGGCAACCCGGCCCGCCTGATGCGCCTCGCCTGGCAACTCGGCGGCGAGCACGTTCCCGCCGAGGTCGGCGCGGACGTGCTCTACGTGCCGGCGGGCGCCGCCGAACGGGTGCGCGGGGCCGGCTGCACGGCAACCTCGGTGAACCGCGCCTTCAAGCCGGAAAAGGCCGCCCACGACCACAGTTGCTGCGGGCACGACCATCATCACGGCCACGGTCACGAGCCCCACGCCCATCACGAGCCGGACCATCATCACGATCATGAGCACGGCCATCGTCATGAGGGCCATGATCACGAAGGGCATGCCCACGGGGCGGGCGGGCACGATCACCACCACAAGCACTGA
- a CDS encoding DNA-3-methyladenine glycosylase: MDPAFFDRPAATVAADLIGRTLLVDGVGGTLVETEAYDRTDPASHSFGGPTRRNASMFGPPGRAYVYRSYGLHWCLNLVCETGSAVLLRALAPSEGLAGMRARRGLDAPRLLCAGPGRLAQALGIDLSHDGLPLDRAPFAWGAPEAPVPVAATTRIGITRGAETPWRFLVPGSPYLSRPLPRKAPR; the protein is encoded by the coding sequence GTGGACCCCGCCTTCTTCGACCGGCCCGCCGCGACGGTCGCCGCCGACCTGATCGGCCGCACCCTGCTCGTGGACGGCGTCGGGGGCACCCTCGTCGAGACCGAGGCCTACGACCGGACCGACCCGGCCTCCCACAGCTTCGGCGGGCCGACGCGGCGCAACGCCAGCATGTTCGGGCCGCCGGGACGCGCCTACGTCTACCGCTCCTACGGCCTGCACTGGTGCCTCAACCTCGTCTGCGAGACCGGCAGCGCCGTGCTCCTGCGGGCGCTGGCGCCGAGCGAGGGCTTGGCGGGGATGCGCGCCCGCCGCGGGCTCGACGCGCCGCGCCTGCTCTGCGCGGGGCCGGGCCGGCTCGCCCAGGCGCTCGGCATCGACCTGTCGCATGACGGCCTGCCCCTCGACCGGGCGCCCTTCGCCTGGGGTGCGCCGGAGGCGCCGGTCCCGGTCGCGGCCACGACCCGCATCGGCATCACCCGCGGCGCCGAGACGCCCTGGCGCTTCCTCGTGCCCGGCTCGCCCTATCTCAGCCGGCCGCTGCCGCGGAAGGCGCCGCGATAG
- the gshB gene encoding glutathione synthase gives MALTVAVQMDPIQSIRIAGDTTFALMLEAQARGHSLYTYTPDRLSMQGRLVTACAAPVSVQDVEGAHAALAPPERIDLAGVDVVLMRQDPPFDMAYVTATHMLEKIAGRTLVVNDPAEVRNAPEKLFVLDFPELMPPTLISRDRAEIEAFRAEHGTIAMKPLHGHGGAAVFRVSQEDPNFGSMFDLFSATFREQWVVQRFLEKITEGDKRIILVDGEPMGAINRVPAKGDIRSNMVRGGAAGASELTEREREICATIGPELRRRGLILVGIDVIDGHLTEINVTSPTGIRTIKRLGGPDLAVSVWDAIEARLAARRSAGA, from the coding sequence ATGGCGTTGACCGTCGCGGTCCAGATGGACCCGATCCAGTCGATCCGCATCGCGGGCGACACCACCTTCGCCCTGATGCTGGAAGCGCAGGCGCGGGGGCACAGCCTCTACACCTACACCCCCGACCGCCTGTCGATGCAGGGCCGGCTGGTGACGGCCTGCGCCGCACCGGTGAGCGTGCAGGACGTCGAGGGCGCGCACGCCGCCCTGGCGCCGCCCGAGCGCATCGACCTCGCAGGGGTCGACGTGGTGCTGATGCGCCAGGACCCGCCCTTCGACATGGCCTACGTCACGGCCACCCACATGCTGGAGAAGATCGCCGGTCGCACGCTGGTGGTCAACGATCCGGCCGAGGTGCGCAACGCGCCCGAAAAGCTGTTCGTCCTCGACTTCCCCGAACTGATGCCGCCGACCCTGATCTCCCGCGACCGGGCGGAGATCGAGGCGTTCCGGGCCGAGCACGGCACCATCGCCATGAAGCCGCTGCACGGGCACGGCGGCGCGGCGGTGTTCCGGGTCTCGCAGGAGGACCCGAATTTCGGCTCGATGTTCGACCTGTTCTCCGCGACCTTCCGCGAGCAGTGGGTGGTGCAGCGCTTCCTCGAGAAGATCACCGAGGGCGACAAGCGCATCATCCTCGTCGACGGCGAGCCGATGGGGGCGATCAACCGGGTGCCGGCCAAGGGCGACATCCGCTCCAACATGGTGCGCGGCGGCGCGGCCGGGGCCTCCGAACTGACGGAGCGCGAGCGCGAGATCTGCGCGACGATCGGTCCGGAGCTGCGGCGCCGGGGCCTGATCCTCGTCGGCATCGACGTGATCGACGGGCATCTCACCGAGATCAACGTGACCTCGCCCACCGGCATCCGCACGATCAAGCGGCTCGGCGGTCCCGACCTCGCGGTCTCGGTCTGGGATGCGATCGAGGCGCGGCTCGCCGCCCGCCGAAGCGCCGGCGCCTGA
- a CDS encoding PBP1A family penicillin-binding protein, with protein MRLPSLKTLTTRIGRAALAFDAWVNASLYEGGHSTTEAYERFQARMQAFSFRGWKRFVLDLTSEGVTLGAGGALLLLFLAQPAFNLTSDNWLKAQDLAVTFLDRYGTEVGRRGIKHDDSLKFDDFPELMIKALLSTEDRRFYEHWGIDPIGTARALVSNSSGKGNVQGGSTLTQQLAKNLFLSNERSLERKVNEAFLAFWLEAHLTKNQILKLYLDRAYMGGGTFGAVAAADYYFGKRLQDITLAEAAMLAGLFKAPTKYSPNVNLPAARGRAVDVLHNMVEAGFVTEGQIQTALRNPATPVTRTKDITADYYLDWAFGEVKRMADAGKLRNDRVLTVKTPLDLSIQRSADQAVENTLRRFGDQYDVDEAGVVILDPDGALRAMVGGADYGESQFNRATDALRQPGSSFKPYVYAAALASGLFKPDTPVVDSPVCVGNWCPQNYGRSYSGRQPMWLAVAKSINTIPIKVTTAIGKGMGITHEWNAAKAGRAKVIGLAKAMGVTTPLTDTPSLPIGSTEVTVMDQAAGFAVFANGGRVAKPYVATEVRNSSGEVIYRHADEKPVQVLSSQVTADMNYMLNKVVEEGTARKAQIEGVKVAGKTGTTNGYRDAWFVGYTGNYVGAVWYGNDDHSPTNKMTGGSLPAMTWHEIMAPAHQGIELKPMPGLNDRKGAPQAAQAQADGAAAASTGGRLSRRSFEVLSSLNGLFRTVETSRSAAKPDPARSGAVAPDRMRAPGLAPVDVAEGARVSGGFGTP; from the coding sequence GTGCGCCTGCCCAGCCTCAAGACGCTGACGACACGGATCGGCCGCGCGGCTCTGGCCTTCGATGCCTGGGTCAATGCGAGCCTCTACGAGGGCGGCCACTCCACCACCGAGGCCTACGAGCGCTTCCAGGCGCGGATGCAGGCCTTCTCGTTCCGCGGCTGGAAGCGGTTCGTCCTCGATCTCACCAGCGAGGGCGTGACCCTCGGCGCCGGGGGGGCGCTGCTGCTGCTGTTCCTGGCCCAGCCCGCCTTCAACCTCACCAGCGACAACTGGCTGAAGGCGCAGGATCTCGCCGTCACCTTCCTCGACCGCTACGGCACCGAGGTCGGGCGGCGCGGCATCAAGCACGACGACTCGCTCAAGTTCGACGACTTCCCCGAACTGATGATCAAGGCGCTGCTCTCCACCGAGGATCGGCGCTTCTACGAGCACTGGGGCATCGACCCGATCGGCACGGCCCGCGCGCTGGTCTCGAACTCGTCAGGCAAGGGCAACGTGCAGGGCGGCTCGACCCTCACGCAGCAGCTCGCCAAGAACCTGTTCCTGTCGAACGAGCGCTCGCTGGAGCGCAAGGTGAACGAGGCGTTCCTCGCCTTCTGGCTCGAAGCGCACCTGACCAAGAACCAGATCCTCAAGCTCTATCTCGACCGCGCCTACATGGGCGGCGGCACCTTCGGCGCGGTGGCGGCGGCGGATTACTATTTCGGCAAGCGGCTGCAGGACATCACGCTGGCGGAGGCGGCGATGCTCGCGGGCCTGTTCAAGGCGCCGACCAAGTACTCGCCCAACGTCAACCTGCCCGCCGCCCGCGGCCGGGCGGTCGACGTGCTGCACAACATGGTCGAAGCGGGCTTCGTCACCGAGGGGCAGATCCAGACGGCCTTGCGCAACCCGGCGACCCCGGTGACCCGGACCAAGGACATCACCGCCGACTACTATCTCGACTGGGCCTTCGGCGAGGTGAAGCGGATGGCCGATGCGGGCAAGCTCCGCAACGACCGGGTGCTCACCGTCAAGACGCCGCTCGACCTCTCGATCCAGCGCTCGGCCGACCAGGCGGTGGAGAACACGCTGCGGCGCTTCGGCGACCAGTACGACGTGGACGAGGCCGGCGTGGTGATCCTCGATCCCGACGGGGCCCTGCGGGCCATGGTCGGCGGTGCCGATTACGGCGAGAGCCAGTTCAACCGCGCCACCGACGCGCTGCGCCAGCCCGGCTCCTCGTTCAAGCCTTACGTCTACGCCGCGGCGCTCGCCTCGGGTCTGTTCAAGCCGGACACGCCGGTGGTGGATTCGCCGGTCTGCGTCGGCAACTGGTGCCCGCAGAATTACGGCCGCTCCTATTCCGGCCGCCAGCCGATGTGGCTCGCGGTGGCGAAGTCGATCAACACGATTCCGATCAAGGTCACGACCGCCATCGGCAAGGGGATGGGCATCACCCACGAGTGGAACGCCGCCAAGGCGGGCCGCGCCAAGGTCATCGGGCTCGCCAAGGCGATGGGCGTGACGACGCCGCTCACCGACACGCCCTCCCTGCCGATCGGCTCCACCGAGGTGACGGTGATGGACCAGGCGGCGGGCTTCGCCGTGTTCGCCAACGGCGGGCGGGTCGCCAAGCCCTACGTCGCCACCGAGGTGCGCAATTCCAGCGGCGAGGTGATCTACCGCCACGCCGACGAGAAACCGGTCCAGGTGCTCTCGTCGCAGGTGACGGCGGACATGAACTACATGCTCAACAAGGTCGTCGAGGAGGGCACCGCGCGAAAGGCCCAGATCGAGGGCGTGAAGGTCGCGGGCAAGACCGGCACCACCAACGGCTACCGCGACGCGTGGTTCGTCGGCTACACCGGCAATTATGTCGGCGCCGTCTGGTACGGCAACGACGACCACAGCCCGACCAACAAGATGACCGGCGGTTCGCTCCCCGCGATGACGTGGCACGAGATCATGGCCCCGGCCCACCAGGGCATCGAGTTGAAGCCGATGCCCGGACTCAACGACCGCAAGGGCGCGCCGCAGGCCGCCCAGGCCCAGGCCGACGGCGCGGCGGCGGCGAGCACCGGCGGCCGGCTCTCGCGCCGCTCCTTCGAGGTCCTGTCGAGCCTCAACGGCCTGTTCCGCACCGTCGAGACCAGCCGATCCGCCGCCAAACCCGACCCGGCCCGGTCCGGCGCCGTCGCCCCGGACCGGATGCGGGCGCCCGGCCTCGCCCCCGTCGACGTCGCCGAGGGCGCGCGCGTCTCCGGCGGCTTCGGGACGCCCTGA
- the rnhA gene encoding ribonuclease HI: MRTIVYADGGCDPNPGPGGWGAVIQDPTGTIELHGGERATTNNRMELTAAIRALEHFPEGAAIEMRCDSQYVVKSVTEWMRGWKARGWRTATGPVKNIDLMQRLDALASARDVRWTWVRGHAGEAGNERADRLAALGRREALGQPVLPPADPAPAAPGRQAETVQVALGADLATAVSRAAGRAGMTPQAYLEDAVRLALELKPPGIARVRAELQRKAS, from the coding sequence ATGCGAACCATCGTCTACGCGGATGGCGGCTGCGACCCCAATCCCGGCCCCGGCGGCTGGGGGGCGGTGATCCAGGACCCCACCGGCACGATCGAGCTGCACGGCGGCGAGCGCGCCACCACCAACAACCGCATGGAACTGACCGCGGCGATCCGCGCCCTGGAGCATTTTCCCGAGGGCGCGGCGATCGAGATGCGCTGCGACAGCCAGTACGTGGTGAAGTCGGTCACCGAGTGGATGCGCGGCTGGAAGGCGCGCGGCTGGCGCACCGCCACGGGGCCGGTGAAGAACATCGACCTGATGCAGCGCCTCGATGCGCTCGCGAGCGCCCGCGACGTGCGCTGGACCTGGGTGCGGGGCCATGCCGGCGAGGCCGGCAACGAGCGCGCCGACCGCCTCGCGGCCCTCGGCCGCCGGGAAGCGCTCGGCCAGCCGGTCCTGCCGCCGGCCGATCCGGCGCCCGCCGCGCCGGGCCGGCAGGCGGAGACGGTGCAGGTGGCGCTCGGCGCCGACCTCGCCACGGCGGTCTCGCGGGCGGCGGGCCGCGCCGGCATGACGCCCCAGGCCTATCTGGAGGACGCGGTGCGGCTGGCGCTCGAACTCAAGCCGCCGGGCATCGCCCGCGTGCGCGCCGAACTGCAGCGGAAGGCCTCCTGA
- a CDS encoding sodium:proton antiporter: MFVFHWIVGVLVGAVLLAALARRLRAPYPAFLALGGVGLAFVPGVPSLSLDPDLALALFLAPVLMDAGYSTSLRDLRRNARPIAGLAVGAVAATTAAVAAVAMWLVPDMPLSAAIVLGAIVAPPDAVAALSVLGHVSLPHRLATILRGESLLNDAASLLIYRLGVAAAVTGHFSLSEVAPTFLIGVVGSLVAGPLAALAYLRIMRRVEEPSSAIVLQFAAAFGLWIVAEAAELSGVLTVVSFAITVARRAPGQTPPRLRVISNAVWETAIFVLNVLAFVLIGEQIGPVLERMTPEQEFACAAVAAAVVATVILMRIAWVLPASAVRRLGFGGPRASGEASSTGDLGLGAGFAVAWSGMRGLVTIATALALPEGGPGGAEFPYRDLIVLTAFCVVIGTLVVQGLTLRPILGRLGLEDADPVGREVGRARAEAYGAAADTLKGEDSEAADALRREFHAALAEAEAHEEGLAPEGLPTDAPRRRAIRAARDRLLALRRSGRIGDDAYFVLEEELDWAELNATPREEA, from the coding sequence ATGTTCGTGTTCCACTGGATCGTCGGCGTCCTGGTCGGGGCGGTGCTGCTCGCCGCCCTGGCCCGGCGCCTGCGCGCGCCCTATCCCGCCTTCCTGGCGCTCGGCGGCGTCGGCCTCGCCTTCGTGCCGGGCGTGCCGAGCCTCAGCCTCGACCCGGATCTGGCGCTCGCCCTGTTCCTCGCGCCCGTGCTGATGGATGCCGGCTACAGCACCTCGCTGCGCGACCTCAGGCGCAATGCGCGCCCGATCGCCGGGCTCGCCGTCGGCGCCGTGGCGGCCACGACGGCGGCGGTCGCGGCGGTCGCGATGTGGCTCGTGCCGGACATGCCGCTCTCCGCCGCGATCGTGCTCGGCGCGATCGTGGCCCCGCCGGACGCGGTGGCGGCCCTCTCGGTGCTCGGCCACGTCTCCCTGCCGCACCGCCTCGCCACCATCCTGCGCGGCGAGAGCCTGCTGAACGATGCCGCCTCGCTGCTGATCTACCGGCTCGGCGTGGCGGCGGCGGTCACCGGCCATTTCTCCCTCTCCGAGGTGGCGCCGACCTTCCTGATCGGCGTCGTCGGCAGCCTCGTGGCCGGGCCGCTCGCCGCGCTCGCCTACCTGCGGATCATGCGCCGCGTCGAGGAGCCGTCCAGCGCGATCGTGCTGCAATTCGCCGCCGCCTTCGGTCTCTGGATCGTGGCCGAGGCGGCGGAACTGTCCGGCGTGCTGACGGTGGTGAGCTTCGCCATCACCGTGGCCCGCCGCGCCCCGGGCCAGACCCCGCCGCGGCTGCGGGTGATCTCGAACGCGGTCTGGGAGACGGCGATCTTCGTGCTGAACGTGCTCGCCTTCGTGCTGATCGGCGAGCAGATCGGCCCGGTCCTGGAGCGGATGACCCCGGAGCAGGAATTCGCCTGCGCCGCCGTCGCCGCGGCCGTGGTGGCGACCGTGATCCTGATGCGCATCGCCTGGGTGCTGCCGGCGAGCGCCGTCCGCCGCCTCGGCTTCGGCGGCCCGCGAGCCTCGGGCGAGGCGTCTTCGACCGGCGATCTCGGCCTCGGTGCCGGCTTCGCCGTCGCGTGGTCGGGCATGCGCGGCCTCGTCACCATCGCCACGGCGCTGGCCCTGCCCGAAGGCGGGCCCGGCGGGGCCGAGTTTCCCTATCGCGACCTGATCGTGCTCACCGCCTTCTGCGTGGTGATCGGCACCCTGGTCGTCCAGGGTCTGACCCTGCGCCCGATCCTGGGCCGCCTCGGGCTGGAGGACGCCGACCCGGTCGGACGCGAGGTCGGCCGGGCGCGGGCCGAGGCCTACGGGGCCGCGGCGGACACCCTGAAGGGCGAGGACTCGGAGGCGGCCGATGCCCTGCGCCGGGAGTTCCACGCCGCCCTGGCCGAGGCCGAGGCCCACGAGGAGGGGCTCGCCCCGGAAGGCCTGCCGACCGACGCGCCGCGCCGCCGCGCGATCCGCGCCGCGCGCGACCGGCTCCTCGCCCTGCGCCGGAGCGGCCGCATCGGCGACGACGCCTACTTCGTGCTGGAGGAGGAACTCGATTGGGCGGAACTCAACGCGACGCCGCGGGAAGAAGCGTGA